CGTCCGATCGCCCGCATCCCAGTGCATGGTTGGATGGGGCAGGATGAGAATGGAGGTGGAGAAAACAAAATTGCCCACCTGGTAATCTTGGTGAGGAGATTTGGTTGTGTTCCTCCTTGACAAGAGTTGATTTTGCTTAAGAAGTCTAATTGCATGGTGATGAACTACAAGGAATATGCTGGGAAGGAACAAAATGTTCACAAAATAATCACATTCCCCTGCAGTAGACACCACCTATGATCTTTGTTTAATCAGGAGGTGGGTTAACATTCATAGTGCGCATAAGAGTAAAAAAACCACTTGGAACTGGTCAAGATAACAACATAATGCAGCAGGAAACTGGTAACGTTTTGGAGCTGTGCAGTGTAACAAGATCATGAGCACACAATCAGGCAAAAAAAGATGACAGGTGTATTGCCCAAAGCCCAAGAGAGATAAAAAGTTACATTTACTACGAAAAGAGTACAAGAGAAATCACCATGGGAAGAAGATTGAGGAGAAGTACACTTCAATTATTCAACAACAAGAAGGTTCTGAGATGCACCAAAGTGTTGAGCTTGTTTAGTTTGTTCTAAGCTGAATGGACACAGGTCCGACGAGAATGGCAGAGCACTAGAAAACAAATAAGATAGTAGTAGCACTTCAACTAGATGGATTACATGACAAACAGCAATAACTATTACCAATTTCACATGCCTGCGTTACCAAAACAAAATCTAGCTACCAAACATTCAGTTCGAGGGCCACAAATGCATTTAATGTCACTGAAGTAGAAACTAAATAGCCAACCAAAATTACTGCATTAAAATTGGGGGCACTATGAGTAAAGGACCACGCGGCGAACGTTTAAGGAACATTACGATGGCTAGCTGTCATAGACAGAGGGAGTGTAGATCGATCTCGCACAGTTCATTACATAGAGAGACGAAACAGTGATATACATAGTGATCGGTCGGTAATGACATTTTCTTCTCAAATTTCCTTGTTCAAGTAATCTGAGCTCTTCTACCACGTCTTCTTAAcaagtatatttaaaatttgcatGCTCCTGAACAGCAGATTTTCTTCAGATAATCATTCTTAATAGCTATATTCCAGTTCTAGCGAAGAGTAACACAACCATTAGCTCCACAAACTGTCGGCCAACATGTTGCATTCAACTAGATAATCCACCACGACAGCTACTTCTCAAGCTCGcaaaatcaggaaaaaaaaaaatggtactTTATTTTCCTTCCTACTTTTCAAAATTACAACAGCAATAGTTATCCTGACATCGACTTGTTCCTTATTTCCAGCCCAGCATAAAGAAAGCGTCTGTTCCCCCCAAATAAAACTCGTTTATCAGCTCGATAACATGAAGAAAATCTTCTCAGGTCAATTTTGATGCGCAATCCTGCTAGCCATCATAGTGAGAAAGCAAAGCCTAGCTTCAGATTTTGTCTTTATCTCCCTAACTTCCAAAGTGGATATGACTAAACAGAAAGCAACAATTATCGCTACGAATCAAGCATGAAATGATAATTTCTCATGGGCATTTGTCATATTCCTCGGTATATTGCCCTCTCCAATTTTGTAGATGGTTTGCAACTGCATCTCCAGTACGAGTTTACTAGATAAGTAATAAATCATAGCAAATTGCATCTCCTTGATTACTGATGCTTTTGCGACTGGAGAATAAAATTAGCTAGACTAACCCAAGTTTTGCTGCTTTCACTACAAGTGAATAACCACAATGGCATGCAATGTACATCCCCACGCCTAGAAAAGTTTCTGTTTGTTCTACTTTAATCTTTAAATATAGATAATAAATGTTACTGCAAATGACACTCAAGAAGATCCGCGGATTTTTGGCTAAATCTTTGATTTCTAAAACAGTGCCTGCTCAGTGACATCAATATAGGAAACTTCAAACTCCTAGAGAAAAGAAGCTATCATATCAACTTTGCACGATCATCCGCATCCGCATGGCATTACTAATGCACATAAGAAATTACTAGGACTCACACACCAGATAAAGATTATACTAAAAAAATTCGACAAACCCTCTATACAGCTATACATGATCATATCGATTTAGGCTCCAATATTTCCGCCATACTGCGAGTTCAAAACAAGCTGTCCTAGAATAACCTAATCAAGGATTGCTCGATATCAACATTAAAGCTGCATAATCATTCCTTCCGAGGGAAATGAAGAACAAAGAGAGAAGATATTAATACTGTACCGGAACTTGACAAAGTTCCTCTACTCGGAAACATAAATCTGTCCAAAAACACCTGACAATTTGAGTAGAGGAAAATCTAGGAAAGATACATTTCTGATTAGGATGCCAAAACATGTAGCGACTATTAACCAAAGAGAAGTTTATAATCCAGTAGACCTAACCGATTATAATTAACACAGCAGCACCTTTGACATGATATTCGCCCGCGCGGAGAAGAGAGCTCTTTCAGCACCTCCACGCCGAGACGGAAACGAGCTCGCGCCGCTGCCAGTAGAGGAAGAGTGAGGCCTGGCGCTTCTCCACGTGGAATCCTCTTACCTGCACTCTTTTAAGAAGGCACTCTGCCTGCGTCTCCGTGAAGTTGCTGAATTGGACGGGTGCGAACCCGGCCGACGAAAAGAGAGTTTTCCAATGCGGCATTTTCTCGGCAACCCGGTGTGCGCCCAGCAAGGCGCTCTCTATCCTCGGCTGCAGCAGGAACCGCTCGATCTTGTCGGCGACGTCGAAGCTGGCGCCCGAGGCGTCGATGGAGTCGAGGAGGGAGACGTGGGACTGCAGGGCGCAGAGGAAGTGGGAGGCGAAGGGGAGGTCGCAGCGGTCGAAGCCGTGGTCGACCGAGACGACGATCTTGGGGGCGAGCTGCTTCACGAGGCGGAGAAGGGTCGGGAACGAGGGGTCGTGGGAGGAGCTCAGAGGAAGGTTCACGGCAATGGCCTCATCGCCTACGGAGAGGAGGTCGGAGGGGTGGAACGATTCTAAGGTTAGGAAGCTGAATTCGAATGGGATGTCGAGGTCGGCGGCGAAGCGGGAGAGGTTCTCGCGGACGAGGTGGAGCTCGAGGGGGTGGTGGGAGGAGGGGGGGGAGATAAAAGCTGTGATTTTGAGGGCCGGGGCCGATCCCGCGGCGGTGCAGCGCCGCCGCTGAGCTAGCTCCTGCATGAAGGACGACCAGTGCCCGCCGACACCGATGTCGAAGTCGATTACGCTGATGCGGTCGGCGGCGCCGAGCTCTTCGAGCAAGGCTTGGACGCGGGTGAAGTTGGCGAAGTGGAGGACGGGGGAGACCTCGGAGAAGGCCTTGTAGGCGCTGAGCTTGAAGACGACGTCCAACGGGGAGGGCGAATTGGGGAGGGGGTCGGGGGAGTTGGAGAGGACGAGGCCGAGGGCCTCTTTGAAGTAGAAGGCGGAGCGGAGGAGTGGCTTCCCCACGGGAGCGGGGAGGTGTTGATTGAGCCGCGCCAATATCCCACGCGCGCCGACGGCGTTACCGGCCTCGACCATCTTCGCCGCCTCGATCAGCTGGTCCGCCAccgcctgctgctgctgctgctgtggcagaggcggcggcggcggcgggtgcaggcccacgcccacgcccacgcTCGCAGCCGCAGCTTCGTGCCCCGCGGCGGCTTTGGGCTTCGTCGGCCTCGGCTGGGCGTCGTGTCGAACAGGTTGTGGGCGCGGAAAGCCCGAATTCTGCGGCTGCGGCGGTAGCTGGCTCGGGCGGAGGAAGAGCTCCGAGCTGGCGCCGCCGAAGGGGATTTGGCAAGTGGGTTCGCCGGGGATGGCGTGGTGGCGCTTGGGTcggggagggaggaggagcTGGTGCTCGACGTGGGCGGCGGCGTAGGACGACGCAACGGGGACGAAGAAGCCGGGGCTCGGCGGGGCGtggggctgctgctgctgctgcagcggATTAAGGAGCAGCCCCGAAGGGCCGAAAAGTTGCGGCTTTTCCTCCATGGGATTGTGGAGCAACGCAGCGGGAAGCGGCGAGAGGAGGGACTCGGCAATTTGGTTGCCGAAGCTGGGGATCTTGTTGATGCTGTTGTTAGAGCTCGTGGGAGAAAACCCACCGCTCGAAGAAACGTTGGAAGCTAAAggatgaggaggatgaggatgaggaggagCGGAGTGGCTTACTGCGGAAGCAGAGCCAAAAGCAGCTCCAATGAGCTCGAGGCCGAAGCTCGAAGGGTGGTCGACGAAGCCGAAGCCCGGGGCGGCATTGCCGGCGCCGCCCTCGACCGCATCGCCCATGATCCACCGGAGGAAGCTCTGCTCCGgcaccgccgccgcggcggaggcggcggcggagcccgAGAGCATCGCCTCCCACTCGTCCCCGCCGCCCAACCCACACCTCTCCCCCCCGCCCCCCACAAACCCCATCTCGTGCCCCAcccccgccgcctccgccgtcgccgtcaTGGGCGGCAGATCCgaggctccgccgccgccgacggggCTGGAGAGGGGCCATtggtgggcggcggcggggttGTTGTCGGGAACCGCCGCCACGTCGGaagcgccgcctccgccgcctccgccgccgagggaggaggagaaggtggaggaggaggtgggtgGGCTAGGGCTCCGGCGCCGATCCAGAACCGAGCGGGGTTCGGACCCTTCCTTGTGTCCCCCACCACCACAAGCTTTGCTCACCCAAAAAATGGCCTCTTCCTCCCCCCCTACCCCTTTCCCCGCAAACAACCTTCTCCGCTCCACTACCTCTTCCAGCGCCCCCTTGATTTGGGCATTGAAGGGCATCCCCTTCATctaacaccaaaaaaaaaaaaaaaaaaccacgaACACCAACAAACCCCTCaaaatttctcctttttatctcctctctctctcattccacACCTCTCCTCGCTTTCTCCCTCtatatctctctccctctccctctccctctccctccccctctctctctctctctctccctgtgGATGATGATGGGGCtgcgaagagagagaaagagagagagaggagtgtaGGTGTGTAGGGGGGCAGTAGTAGTACCCTGtactcttctctttctttcttgttgccccctcttctctctctctcctctctctcctctctttctctttctctctctacctgtcccactttctctctctactgcCATGGATGCGTGCAACATAAAAAAGTGGCAAAGTGCCCTTCCCCAATCACCCTccccatctctccctctctctcctcctcctcctcctcctcctcctgctgtttctctctctaggccCTGTCCCCGTATTAATAATTtgcttaataattaattaaaaaggagGAACTTTGCCATTCTTTAATTAACTCTCACCATCagattatctattttattatttcattttatcgtaatattatttttaactaaaattttaaaaaataataattgtacCGCTAAAATTAATTACGGTGCGAgagtaaaaagtaaaataattaaaaccatTATAATTTCCCAGTCATACAAataatagccaaaaaaaaatacacattacaaacttattattattattattattatttactggttattattataatcaataCACCCATTACAAACttatcattataaaaaaaaattacatatttatattttaataattaaaatatttttactgtgGTGCTTTTCTTTTGAACAGAGCCTACGGCCCAGAGCTCGAAGCGCGGGTCATCAAAAAGTGATaattaaatcataaaaaaagCTGATTAACCCCCAAAATCTCACCATCATTACTCTCTCAGTTAAATTTCCCGccctaaacaaaaaaataaaaaaatttcttgacCAGTTAATTACACCAGgcttaattatattttactatattatactttggtttttttttaaatttgttatactgtactttattttttcaaagatacttttatattattatgttttatCCTTTTCTatactagaatttaaatttttttttttaataaatattaaaaactattgacaaaatctaataattttattaagagatacttgttaaatagtataaaaaatataaaataaatgtccATAATAAgcttattaaaaatttctatcaagttattttttattttttattatttttatatattttgtgttTTATGTCAAAAATGAGTTTAATGTATACTCTCACACTTTTAACAAGCAATTTTTTAAtagcttttataaaaaattattagtttattgTTTATACTGTAaggatttaaaaaaacaaaatggttCAGTCatacttttgaaaataaatatagtattatatagaaagtgaaaaaaattataaagtacagTGTAGTATAGTATAATTAAGTCCCACAAAACTTACTTAAATTTTGACTTATTTTACCTCTTATAAAtatcatctatttttttaaataaataaataaataaaagtatcttaagttaattttattctaCTTTGAGATCCGCTCTCGAGCTTTCTTTTTAATATCAATTTTTAGTGATAATATTtaagataaactttaaataccaactctgtggttttgtattttctcactttatatAGCACTGTGTAgtctaaagtgtatcaatttactactctgtgattttattttttacctttcgtcagctcctcggttaacttttcgttaaatcatatacaaaaactttagatatccgatctatagtttatcaaatattcactttagtaccatttagttttaactttgttactgatttaacaaaaaattagtaaagaaaataataaaaagagaaaaataaaaccacatagtacgaaagtgatacactttaaaccataggatactaaagtgagaaaatgtaaaactagagagatgatatttgaagttttttttaatatttataatgtcTTGTagccaattaaaatataatgtattttttaaataatatatatttataaatttttaccataaagTATCTATATGAAAACATgcgacaaaaaaaagaaagaaaagaaaaagatggatTATTTGCAATTGAATAGAAGTTTATATCTTCAATTAACTTTTTAAAGTCCCTTTGATTAGATGGAGTTATTAGATAGGTTTTATGTAATTGATCCTTCCTTTATTGtggattatattatattatatatatatatatatatatgtgtgtatgttttgagaaaaatgtatttaattttattttaattattgtggATTAAaactccaatatatatatatatatattatttttatatttaatatttaatgaagtatttaattttaaaatttttttttagtgataAAATTGCGGATTACTACTACGCATGTGCGCAACCGCCCGCGTGAAACTTCATTCGTGTGGGCCCCACGTGTCAGAAACCCCCCAACTGTCTCAGTCGTTTATCGCGAACGAATCTTAAAGCATCGGGAGGGATTTTGACCGTTCGATGTGGTGAGGGACACAAATGTCATTGGATGAATTGACCGAGGGGCACGTCCTTTGTCGCCTCTGCTTAAATCAGCTGTCCCGTCTCAGACACCGATTGACCATCGTGATGACGTGgcgtagatttttttttactaaaaaaaattcactttgtACACCGTGTCTACCACGTAATTCCGTGACTAGCCAATCACATTCATTCCATTAACTAAGAATATAAAAACTTCATTTCTAGCAATAATCTTTACAGTTTTGATTCTAAAATTATATGGCtgacatataattttaaaattttaatttattataaattttttattcaaactatctaaattattataattaaatttaatcataaaattttgttaGATGAATCATAATAGTAATGCATTTGATTATATGACGACAACTAATAGTATCGTCACACTAGCGACGTCACATTATTATTGATAACTAAACTAGGCAGTAAAATTTggtaatatttcaaaaatattaagcattatttaatttacattttcgatatatctaatttaaaaattttaatatttacaaataaaagatGTAATTATTACTTGCCAAACTCCACTGACTCAATGGAACCATTTTTCGTAATTTTTatctgaatttttattttatttttgggacAAACTTTTAAAATCTACGTTAgacaatttaatcaaataattctcTAATTTACCATATCGCAAAAATTTACATTACCCAATCAAAATTAAACCATCACGTGGTGTCTCTTCTTTCTATATAAAAACACAAAGAGGAACACGGAACACGTAACCAGGTCATATTAGGGCGAGCAATATATACTACGAGACATAGGGTGGATGTTCCCGTACCATGCCAAAACAAAAGGATTAAGTGGAGTTTtgtggaggaaaaaaaaaaaaagaaaagaaagttggGTATGTATAGTAGTGTAAcgctaatatatatagttttaagatgtaatatatatatatatatatatatatatatatatatatagtgcgagATTTGGCCCCATCAAACCCCAcgtaatagtttaatttttagacCCATGTGATGGCTAACTAGAAAAGTTGGCCACTATCATCCCATCTATGCATGTAATGCTAACACCATTATAACAcggatttattattttttcccctctatattttttctttctttaattggAGTCTATTTTATCTACCTTCTGAACTAACATTTTGATTACGCAAGACGAATAActgaatattcaaaatataaaagttagaGTTTCTGTGCTTCTGCATTTACTGCTATGCTAATGTAAAGATTTTCAAGTAAAAGTTAATAGTAATTACTGacatttttaaaagtgttgttatatgCGGGGTTGCTATAGGTAGAGCCGCTTTGATATTTAGCATCCACTTCTCTAACGACTTTGTGCGGAGGAATACGTGGCGATCGTAGTCTTTCACGTTCCCTGCGAGATCCTTCCGGCCGAACTCCACCCGTCGGAAccctacctcgttggctgcggcgACGGAGGAGGGTGAGGGGAGatgatgattattttttttccccttttttctttataatcGGGCTGAGTGGGCTGGGTGTGGTTGGGTGTAATTGGGCTGGGTGtgttagtaaatttttttaaaaaaatttagaataaaggagacacttatataaaattgtaacaaaaatatatttttataatttaattctgttgttagtgaaaaaaaaaaagaagagtaaattTTACTACGGCCGTTGGAGATACTACATAGCTTCTGAGgtgccttatatatatattgaacagGGAACAGTAGTGCAGTAGTATACTGTGAGTATGTGACTTACTGCAGAGATAAACAAACAGGGCCCTAACTTGATTGGATGCTGCATGCGATTTTGGTTTCTTCTTCTTGGCGAAGACAAAATTATAATCTGCTAAATATAAACATCTAGTCTAGGTGGGGGGGGTGGGTGGTGAGCTAGAGCTACATGTTCTTTCCTCTCCTGTGAAGATTTCCTAAGAGGAAAAAGGCCAGGGACAATGCCAGCTCCTCTTGCCAAACCTGCCGGCCAACAAACAAAGAAAGAGTGCAGGAGAAGGTTTAATTACTCATGCCTACTGCTACTTTGCCCCACTGCATGAAAACTCCATATCTACCATAATAATCTCCATTAATTGtcaataatacatatatatctctctctctctcaaaaaaatctTTTCTATCAAAGTTACTCGATATGACTAAGTATAAGAACACAAATATGTTAAAATATCGTTTcaattacatactatataatctcGGGCTGGATTCTTCATCATGTTACGTATACCACGGCCAGATTGACTTAGATGACATCTGATATGATGTAACTATTATGACTATAAAGGCTCATTTAGATTGATTGTATGTACTTGGTCTGTCTCCATTAATTGTCAAtaatacatctctctctctctctctctcaataatcTTTTTTTGTCAAAGTTACTCGATATGACTAAGTATAAAACACAAATATTTCAATTACATACTATATGATTTTGGGCTAGATTCTTCCTCGTGTTACATAGCGCAGTCAAAATTGACTTGAATGCATGATATCTGATGTGATGTAACTGTTATGACTATAAAGGCTCGTTTAGATTGATTGTATGTACTCGGTCCGCCATATTAGTTGTGCACCGTAAAGAATCTCTACCACATGTTAAAACGGTTTGGATTTGAAGGAGATAGGCGATGAAGGGTGGATGTTTTTGCGGTCCCTGACCATAACCCAAGTGCAAGCGAGAATTTCTCCTCCATGAGATCATAATG
This genomic interval from Ananas comosus cultivar F153 linkage group 8, ASM154086v1, whole genome shotgun sequence contains the following:
- the LOC109713706 gene encoding scarecrow-like protein 27 encodes the protein MKGMPFNAQIKGALEEVVERRRLFAGKGVGGEEEAIFWVSKACGGGGHKEGSEPRSVLDRRRSPSPPTSSSTFSSSLGGGGGGGGASDVAAVPDNNPAAAHQWPLSSPVGGGGASDLPPMTATAEAAGVGHEMGFVGGGGERCGLGGGDEWEAMLSGSAAASAAAAVPEQSFLRWIMGDAVEGGAGNAAPGFGFVDHPSSFGLELIGAAFGSASAVSHSAPPHPHPPHPLASNVSSSGGFSPTSSNNSINKIPSFGNQIAESLLSPLPAALLHNPMEEKPQLFGPSGLLLNPLQQQQQPHAPPSPGFFVPVASSYAAAHVEHQLLLPPRPKRHHAIPGEPTCQIPFGGASSELFLRPSQLPPQPQNSGFPRPQPVRHDAQPRPTKPKAAAGHEAAAASVGVGVGLHPPPPPPLPQQQQQQAVADQLIEAAKMVEAGNAVGARGILARLNQHLPAPVGKPLLRSAFYFKEALGLVLSNSPDPLPNSPSPLDVVFKLSAYKAFSEVSPVLHFANFTRVQALLEELGAADRISVIDFDIGVGGHWSSFMQELAQRRRCTAAGSAPALKITAFISPPSSHHPLELHLVRENLSRFAADLDIPFEFSFLTLESFHPSDLLSVGDEAIAVNLPLSSSHDPSFPTLLRLVKQLAPKIVVSVDHGFDRCDLPFASHFLCALQSHVSLLDSIDASGASFDVADKIERFLLQPRIESALLGAHRVAEKMPHWKTLFSSAGFAPVQFSNFTETQAECLLKRVQVRGFHVEKRQASLFLYWQRRELVSVSAWRC